A genomic window from Phycisphaerales bacterium includes:
- the polA gene encoding DNA polymerase I: MTKTLYIIDYFAQLFRAYHAIRTGMSSPVTKEPTNATFGYVGMLLKVLREYKPDYLIVAMDKSGDRETFRSTIYPEYKANREPPPLDFRPQASRCIELTEMLGIPVFGVETFEADDVIASLVTHLRAEQPDLHIRIVSKDKDLEQLLDDHVAIADVHKDELITVETLLDKKGITPAQVIDMLALMGDTVDNVPGVKGIGPKTAAQLIHEYGTLDNLLANLEEIKGKRRENIEAAREMLPMSRELVTLRRDVPLDIDLDRAAVRVEAIPVQQVLAAFKELGFNRLQDELRAVVGGAEAEEAAPAAKAPPKAPAAEPGGLFSHLVDEERSDHQARRETKRGKYECVRTLKQLDEVIKRLASAPIISIDTETTGIDPMRAQLCGVCLSIEAGSGWYIPVRSPEPGTHLDAAMVLERLRPILVDPSKPKCGHNIKYDWIIFRQAGIELRGMAVDTMIASYVVDSSRPSHGLDPLAQALLHYHCIPISDLIGHAARGKPQKCFDEVPLELATEYAAEDADVTLRLWECFEPQLAAMKLRKLFDEVEMPLVEVLAAMEHSGIRVDPDILDQQRQLLAKRIDSLRQSLIDAAPHAFNPDSPKQLAAALFNASTADPPGLGLKILKKGKTGPSTDIEVLEKLAADPNIDSPIPQLIVEYRQLTKLVNTYLVALKECISPDTGRIHASFNQTVAATGRLSSSDPNLQNIPIRTDVGRQIRAAFVAPPAYQLITADYSQIELRLLAHLSQDEGLIEAFRSDQDIHTAVAAYVHGVEPGSVTREQRNSAKMVNFGIIYGITAFGLARRLGQGVSNEQAARIIADYKARYPGIDVFLQECVAKAHRLGYVETMLGRRRAVPQVTSRNPNERQLGERIAINSVVQGSAADLIKLAMIDLHRQLPARFPAARMLLQIHDELVFEVPEQDVPRVLPFVVERMESAMQLRVPLKVEAAAAENWLEGK; this comes from the coding sequence ATGACTAAGACCCTCTACATCATCGACTACTTCGCGCAGCTCTTTCGTGCCTACCACGCCATCCGCACCGGCATGAGTTCGCCCGTCACGAAAGAGCCGACCAACGCGACGTTCGGCTATGTCGGCATGCTCCTCAAGGTGCTGCGCGAGTACAAGCCCGACTACCTCATCGTGGCGATGGACAAGTCCGGCGATCGCGAGACGTTTCGCTCAACGATCTACCCGGAGTACAAGGCCAATCGCGAGCCGCCGCCGCTGGACTTCCGCCCGCAGGCGAGCCGCTGCATCGAACTCACCGAGATGCTCGGCATTCCAGTCTTCGGCGTCGAGACGTTCGAAGCCGATGATGTCATCGCCTCGCTTGTGACGCACCTGCGCGCCGAGCAGCCGGATCTGCACATCCGCATCGTGTCCAAGGACAAGGATCTTGAGCAGTTGCTCGATGATCACGTGGCGATCGCCGACGTGCACAAGGACGAACTCATCACCGTCGAGACGCTGCTGGACAAGAAGGGCATCACGCCGGCCCAGGTCATCGACATGCTCGCGCTTATGGGCGACACGGTGGACAACGTGCCGGGCGTCAAGGGCATCGGCCCCAAGACCGCGGCCCAGCTCATCCACGAGTACGGCACGCTCGACAACCTGCTGGCCAACCTCGAAGAGATCAAGGGCAAGCGGCGCGAGAACATCGAGGCGGCCCGTGAAATGCTGCCCATGAGCCGCGAACTGGTCACGCTGCGGCGCGATGTGCCGCTGGATATTGATCTCGATCGCGCCGCGGTGCGCGTCGAGGCGATTCCGGTGCAGCAGGTGCTTGCCGCATTCAAGGAACTCGGCTTCAACCGGCTGCAGGATGAATTGCGCGCGGTGGTGGGGGGTGCGGAGGCTGAGGAGGCAGCGCCTGCCGCGAAGGCGCCGCCCAAAGCGCCTGCCGCCGAGCCCGGCGGGCTCTTCTCGCACCTGGTCGATGAAGAGCGCTCCGACCACCAGGCCCGGCGCGAGACCAAGCGCGGCAAGTATGAATGCGTGCGCACTCTCAAACAACTCGATGAAGTGATCAAGCGCCTCGCGAGCGCGCCGATCATCTCCATCGACACCGAGACGACCGGAATCGACCCCATGCGCGCTCAACTCTGCGGCGTCTGCCTGAGCATCGAGGCCGGCAGCGGCTGGTACATCCCGGTGCGCTCGCCCGAGCCGGGTACGCATCTTGATGCTGCGATGGTGCTGGAGCGCCTGCGGCCGATTCTTGTCGATCCGAGCAAGCCCAAGTGCGGGCACAACATCAAGTACGACTGGATCATCTTCCGCCAGGCGGGGATCGAACTGCGCGGCATGGCGGTGGACACGATGATCGCCAGTTACGTCGTCGATTCGAGCCGGCCCAGCCACGGCCTCGACCCGCTCGCGCAGGCGCTGCTGCACTACCACTGCATCCCCATTTCCGATCTCATCGGCCACGCCGCGCGCGGCAAGCCGCAGAAGTGCTTTGACGAAGTGCCGCTCGAGCTCGCAACCGAATACGCCGCGGAAGATGCGGATGTGACGCTGCGCCTCTGGGAGTGCTTCGAACCGCAACTGGCGGCGATGAAACTTCGCAAACTCTTCGACGAGGTCGAGATGCCCCTCGTTGAAGTCCTCGCGGCGATGGAGCACAGCGGCATCCGTGTCGATCCCGACATTCTCGACCAGCAGCGCCAACTGCTGGCAAAGCGCATCGACAGCCTGCGGCAGAGCCTGATCGACGCCGCGCCGCACGCGTTCAACCCCGATTCTCCCAAGCAACTCGCCGCGGCCCTGTTCAACGCTTCGACGGCTGATCCGCCGGGCCTCGGTCTCAAGATCCTCAAGAAGGGCAAGACCGGCCCATCGACCGACATCGAGGTGCTCGAGAAACTCGCGGCCGACCCGAACATCGACAGCCCGATCCCGCAACTCATCGTCGAATACCGCCAGTTGACCAAACTCGTCAACACGTACCTCGTCGCGCTCAAGGAGTGCATCAGTCCCGACACCGGCCGCATCCACGCGTCGTTCAACCAGACCGTCGCGGCGACGGGGCGATTGAGTTCGAGCGATCCGAACCTGCAGAACATTCCGATCCGCACCGATGTAGGCCGGCAGATCCGCGCTGCGTTTGTCGCGCCGCCGGCGTATCAACTCATCACGGCGGACTACTCGCAGATCGAGTTGCGGCTGCTGGCGCACCTGTCGCAGGATGAGGGGCTCATCGAGGCGTTCCGCAGCGATCAGGACATTCACACCGCAGTGGCGGCCTACGTGCACGGCGTCGAGCCGGGCAGCGTGACGCGCGAGCAGCGCAACAGCGCCAAGATGGTCAACTTCGGCATCATCTACGGCATCACCGCCTTCGGTCTCGCCCGCCGGCTGGGCCAGGGCGTGAGCAATGAGCAGGCCGCGCGGATCATCGCCGATTACAAAGCCCGCTATCCGGGCATCGATGTCTTCCTGCAGGAGTGCGTGGCCAAGGCGCACCGGCTGGGATACGTCGAGACGATGCTCGGCCGCCGCCGCGCCGTGCCGCAGGTCACCTCGCGCAACCCCAACGAGAGGCAGCTGGGCGAGCGGATCGCGATCAACTCCGTAGTGCAGGGCAGCGCGGCCGATCTTATCAAACTCGCGATGATCGATCTCCACCGCCAGTTGCCCGCCAGGTTCCCCGCCGCGCGCATGCTCCTGCAGATCCACGATGAACTGGTGTTCGAGGTGCCGGAGCAGGATGTGCCGCGCGTCCTGCCGTTTGTGGTGGAGCGGATGGAGTCAGCGATGCAGTTGCGCGTGCCGTTGAAGGTTGAAGCGGCGGCAGCGGAGAATTGGTTGGAGGGGAAGTAG
- a CDS encoding DUF4349 domain-containing protein — protein sequence MTESDHTQLEKDLAAMTQYTGPATELWRRALEDPHTTVARAMRFRTWCDRVSGAKWQWIQVAALLIVGCGVLWLALAQSLSRSGDASFTINDGFVTQGSAYRYKSPGDAGPPQAANSMLGDIPVLGQTFDKSVRDRSAGFEGAGKNGTIGLEGGLSPFQSEWGGVASSMAPTQGESSAPRQVVRKAAVELHTRDVRAAFVKVQMLVSEAGGEYIEQSAISGQDEQMQADLTLRISASRVSEVLNALRGIGEVISQQLSGEDVTAQAVDIEARLSNERRVEAELLDLLESRKDAELKDVLELRRNIGQVREQIERLVAQQQHLSHLVSLATVLVIIRHEGQPEPEPEHTGIGAYFARVMGAAWESGITGLADSVAWIASTLLGGLIWWSIAGIALWAAWRKYRTLRARPQSEPRP from the coding sequence ATGACGGAATCTGATCACACTCAACTCGAAAAGGACCTCGCGGCGATGACGCAGTACACCGGTCCGGCAACTGAATTGTGGCGCCGCGCGCTCGAGGATCCGCACACGACCGTGGCCCGCGCGATGCGCTTTCGCACCTGGTGTGATCGGGTGTCTGGCGCGAAGTGGCAGTGGATTCAGGTCGCGGCGCTGCTCATCGTCGGCTGCGGTGTGCTGTGGCTCGCGCTGGCCCAATCGCTGAGCCGATCTGGGGACGCTTCGTTCACGATAAATGATGGTTTCGTCACGCAAGGCAGTGCGTACCGATACAAATCACCAGGCGATGCGGGGCCGCCACAGGCCGCGAATTCGATGCTTGGCGACATTCCGGTGCTCGGCCAGACGTTCGACAAGTCGGTTCGCGACCGCTCGGCGGGCTTTGAAGGCGCCGGCAAGAACGGGACGATCGGACTCGAAGGCGGTCTGTCGCCGTTCCAGAGCGAATGGGGCGGCGTAGCTTCCAGCATGGCACCGACGCAGGGTGAGTCGTCTGCGCCGCGCCAAGTCGTCCGCAAGGCCGCCGTCGAACTGCATACCAGGGACGTGCGCGCTGCATTCGTCAAGGTGCAGATGCTCGTGAGCGAGGCGGGTGGCGAGTACATCGAGCAGTCCGCCATCTCCGGCCAGGACGAGCAGATGCAGGCGGACCTGACGCTGCGCATCTCGGCGAGCCGTGTGAGCGAAGTCCTCAATGCCCTGCGCGGCATAGGCGAAGTCATCTCCCAGCAACTCAGCGGCGAAGATGTCACCGCCCAGGCGGTCGACATCGAAGCACGCCTGAGCAACGAGCGGCGCGTTGAAGCCGAACTGCTCGACCTACTCGAATCGCGCAAGGACGCCGAACTCAAGGATGTGCTCGAACTCCGTCGCAACATCGGACAGGTGCGCGAACAGATCGAGCGCCTCGTCGCTCAGCAGCAGCACCTGTCGCATCTCGTCTCGCTGGCCACGGTGCTGGTGATCATCCGCCACGAGGGGCAGCCGGAACCGGAACCCGAGCACACCGGGATCGGCGCGTACTTCGCCAGGGTCATGGGCGCCGCATGGGAATCGGGAATCACCGGTCTGGCCGACTCGGTCGCGTGGATCGCCTCAACACTGCTCGGCGGCCTGATCTGGTGGTCGATCGCGGGAATCGCACTGTGGGCGGCATGGCGGAAGTACCGAACGCTGCGAGCAAGGCCGCAATCCGAGCCCCGTCCGTGA
- a CDS encoding RNA polymerase sigma factor translates to MNTQDQTDEQLLGDFAEGNHAALGDLAHRYESMMLGLACGLLGQDRSLACDAVQDAWVRVIRHGSEFRRESTVKTWLYRITINCCKDVQQKCRRYGRPLALAHESTLPGADPNRAEDADRRHRLNEALMALPANTRTLLLLCYQQGLTHTFAADVLGIPVGTLKSRLNAALHELRQRLQSEVAP, encoded by the coding sequence ATGAATACACAAGACCAGACCGACGAGCAGCTGCTCGGGGACTTTGCCGAGGGCAACCACGCCGCGCTCGGTGACCTCGCGCATCGGTACGAGTCGATGATGCTCGGCCTGGCGTGCGGCCTGCTCGGGCAGGACCGGTCGCTCGCCTGCGATGCCGTGCAGGACGCGTGGGTGCGCGTCATCAGGCACGGCTCGGAGTTTCGACGGGAGTCAACGGTGAAGACGTGGCTGTATCGAATCACGATCAACTGCTGCAAGGACGTGCAGCAGAAGTGCAGACGATACGGGCGGCCGCTGGCGCTCGCCCATGAGTCGACTTTGCCTGGAGCGGATCCGAACCGAGCGGAGGATGCTGATCGTCGCCATCGCCTCAACGAGGCGCTGATGGCCCTGCCGGCCAACACGCGCACGCTGCTGCTGCTTTGCTACCAGCAGGGCCTGACTCACACGTTCGCGGCTGATGTGCTCGGCATCCCCGTCGGCACGCTCAAATCGCGTCTGAACGCCGCGCTCCATGAACTGAGACAACGCCTCCAAAGCGAGGTTGCCCCATGA
- a CDS encoding S9 family peptidase — translation MSIRFPLIDSSHRRPMLAATSLVVLAVLLAAAPPQSEREVVTDEYFGTKVEDPYRWLEGGIMFEEADAARAKELDERVSAWTDEQNAYTRSILDNLPGRPALEQRITELMSVDSIGAPQSYGNRYFNRERRGDQNQSILYVRDGLDGEPRVLLDPNKLDDKGLVSLDWTAPNHDGSLMAFGLGYAGNELPTLYVMDVDTGKWLAEEIPNRAGGVSWLPDSSGFLYECLKDPKDAYSTQIKFHTLGQHHRQDPILFEQYDQTWGPGAWLSRDGRWMMLIYWTGTNSNDIWCIDFDKWQRTGEFERREISVGAKATFSGSVYGDTLYMVTTLDAPNSQVYAVDLNNPGRDHWKVVIPQREDAVLEGVSTARGMLVASYNYKAHSQIERFDLSGKPLGEVELPGIGSAGVVTNDDRTEAFITYSSFNEPPSIYVTDLATNHRELWARPDVPVDPSIVDVKQVTYTSKDGTPVTMFIVHKKGLKLDGKNPTILNGYGGFNISMTPYFSATMFPWFEAGGVLAIPNLRGGGEYGDEWHTAGMLDKKQNVFDDFIAAGEWLVSNRYTNPDKLACVGGSNGGLLTGAMITQRPDLFRAVICAVPLLDMLRYQNFLMARYWVPEYGSAESEEQFPFIYAYSPYQRVKQGVEYPAILFTAGENDARVHALHARKMAAAVQAATSASPDERPVLLWVDREAGHGSGKPLSARIREVVDQRLFIMNQLGVTPSD, via the coding sequence ATGTCCATCCGTTTCCCGCTGATCGACTCGAGCCATCGTCGGCCCATGCTCGCCGCCACTTCCCTCGTGGTGTTGGCGGTGCTCCTCGCCGCCGCTCCGCCGCAGTCGGAGCGCGAGGTCGTGACCGACGAGTACTTCGGCACCAAGGTCGAAGACCCGTACCGCTGGCTCGAAGGCGGCATCATGTTCGAGGAGGCCGACGCTGCCAGGGCCAAGGAACTCGACGAGCGCGTCAGCGCGTGGACCGACGAGCAGAACGCCTACACCCGCAGCATCCTCGACAACCTGCCCGGCCGGCCGGCGCTCGAGCAGCGCATCACCGAACTCATGAGCGTCGATTCCATCGGCGCGCCGCAATCCTACGGCAACCGCTACTTCAACCGCGAGCGGCGCGGCGATCAGAATCAGTCCATCCTCTACGTGCGCGATGGGCTCGACGGCGAGCCTCGCGTCCTGCTCGATCCCAACAAGCTCGATGACAAGGGCCTCGTCTCGCTCGACTGGACCGCGCCGAACCACGACGGTTCGCTCATGGCTTTCGGCCTGGGCTATGCCGGCAACGAGTTGCCGACCCTGTATGTGATGGACGTGGACACGGGAAAGTGGCTTGCGGAAGAGATTCCCAATCGCGCCGGCGGCGTGTCGTGGCTGCCGGATTCATCCGGGTTTCTCTACGAGTGCCTCAAGGACCCCAAGGACGCCTATTCGACGCAGATCAAGTTTCACACGCTCGGCCAGCATCACCGACAGGACCCGATCCTCTTCGAGCAGTACGACCAGACGTGGGGCCCGGGCGCGTGGCTCAGCCGCGACGGCCGCTGGATGATGCTCATCTACTGGACGGGCACGAACAGCAACGACATCTGGTGCATCGACTTTGACAAGTGGCAGCGCACCGGCGAGTTCGAGCGGCGCGAAATCTCCGTCGGCGCCAAGGCGACCTTCAGCGGCAGCGTCTACGGCGACACGCTTTACATGGTCACCACGCTCGATGCGCCCAATTCGCAGGTCTACGCCGTCGATCTCAACAACCCCGGCCGCGACCACTGGAAAGTCGTCATCCCGCAGCGCGAGGATGCCGTGCTCGAAGGCGTGAGCACGGCGCGCGGCATGCTCGTCGCCTCCTACAACTACAAGGCGCACTCGCAGATCGAGCGGTTCGATCTCAGTGGCAAGCCCCTTGGCGAGGTCGAACTGCCGGGCATCGGCAGCGCGGGCGTCGTGACCAACGACGATCGCACCGAGGCGTTCATCACCTACTCGAGCTTCAACGAGCCGCCGAGCATCTACGTGACTGATCTCGCGACGAACCATCGCGAACTGTGGGCCCGGCCGGATGTGCCCGTCGATCCCTCGATCGTCGATGTCAAGCAGGTGACCTACACGAGCAAGGACGGCACGCCCGTCACGATGTTCATCGTCCACAAGAAGGGACTCAAGCTCGACGGCAAGAATCCGACGATCCTCAACGGCTACGGCGGGTTCAACATCTCCATGACGCCGTACTTTTCGGCGACGATGTTCCCGTGGTTCGAAGCAGGCGGCGTGCTGGCCATTCCCAACCTGCGCGGCGGCGGGGAGTACGGCGACGAGTGGCATACCGCCGGCATGCTCGACAAGAAACAGAACGTCTTTGACGACTTCATCGCCGCGGGCGAGTGGCTCGTGAGCAACCGCTACACCAATCCGGATAAACTCGCGTGCGTCGGCGGGTCGAACGGCGGCCTGCTGACGGGTGCGATGATCACGCAGCGGCCGGACCTGTTCCGCGCGGTGATCTGCGCCGTGCCGCTGCTTGACATGCTGCGCTACCAGAACTTCCTCATGGCCCGTTACTGGGTGCCCGAGTATGGCAGCGCTGAAAGTGAGGAGCAGTTCCCGTTCATTTACGCCTACTCGCCGTATCAGCGCGTGAAGCAGGGCGTGGAGTACCCGGCGATTCTGTTCACCGCCGGCGAGAACGACGCGCGAGTGCACGCCCTGCACGCACGGAAGATGGCCGCGGCGGTGCAGGCGGCGACGAGCGCTTCGCCAGATGAGCGGCCGGTGCTGCTGTGGGTCGATCGCGAAGCGGGCCACGGCTCGGGCAAGCCGCTCTCGGCGCGGATCCGCGAAGTGGTCGATCAGCGCCTGTTCATCATGAACCAGTTGGGAGTGACGCCCAGCGATTGA
- a CDS encoding AAA family ATPase: MSYDLDRTDEERLALLMRAGYGLIVMETHEERRAVRLVLDAANAIDQRCWAWSLVRGLVPLDKREGVNANATHDPAAALLHLISLPDRWVAVMADLQRHFEDDKVVRAAREAADQAHRNGSTLVLLGPTIDLPTELQRLAFPFPLPLPDTSQFEKLIKRVYREVFQTNQQIEHELKRDDLERLAESLIGLTEMEAERVIRQVIIEDARLDARDVERVRLAKRATLSSHGQLEVLSANETLDSLGGHEKLKKWLRMRREAMSKRGKEFGIDPPRGVLLLGVPGCGKSFCARLVAGEWRRPLLRLDVGGLYNRFIGNTEANLREALRQADGMAPCVLWIDEIEKAFASEGSSDADGGVSQRLFGTMLTWMNDRRSDVFIIATANQVQRLPTELLRKGRFDEIFFIDLPPLEARQMIFEIHLTKRGRMAKSFDIETLAGLTEGFSGAEIEQLVVDGLHIAFNAGEQLATNHIVEAFGRTQPMAVTMAERIAAMRQWAESRCTMSH, from the coding sequence ATGTCCTATGACCTTGACCGCACCGATGAAGAACGCCTGGCGCTGCTCATGCGCGCGGGATATGGCCTGATCGTGATGGAGACGCACGAGGAGAGGCGGGCGGTGCGGCTGGTGCTCGACGCGGCCAATGCGATCGACCAGCGCTGCTGGGCGTGGTCGCTGGTGCGCGGCCTCGTCCCGCTGGACAAGCGCGAAGGCGTGAACGCGAACGCGACGCACGACCCCGCCGCGGCACTGCTGCACCTCATCTCGCTGCCCGACCGATGGGTCGCAGTCATGGCCGACCTGCAGAGGCATTTCGAAGATGACAAGGTCGTCCGCGCCGCGCGCGAGGCCGCCGACCAGGCGCATCGCAACGGCAGCACGCTGGTGCTGCTTGGCCCAACGATCGACTTGCCGACCGAACTGCAGCGGCTCGCCTTCCCGTTCCCGCTGCCGCTGCCCGATACATCTCAATTTGAGAAGCTCATCAAGCGCGTCTACCGCGAGGTCTTTCAGACCAACCAGCAGATCGAGCACGAACTCAAGCGCGACGATCTCGAACGGCTCGCCGAATCGCTCATCGGTCTGACCGAGATGGAGGCCGAACGCGTCATTCGGCAGGTGATCATCGAAGATGCGCGGCTTGACGCGCGCGACGTCGAGCGCGTGCGCCTGGCCAAGCGGGCCACGCTTTCGTCGCACGGCCAACTCGAGGTGCTCAGCGCCAACGAGACGCTCGACTCGCTCGGCGGGCACGAGAAGCTTAAAAAGTGGCTGCGCATGCGCCGCGAGGCGATGAGCAAGCGCGGCAAGGAGTTCGGCATTGATCCGCCGCGCGGCGTGCTGCTGCTGGGCGTGCCGGGCTGCGGCAAGAGCTTCTGCGCGAGGCTGGTCGCCGGAGAGTGGCGCCGGCCGCTGCTGCGCCTCGACGTGGGCGGTCTGTACAACCGCTTCATCGGCAACACCGAGGCCAACCTGCGCGAAGCCCTGCGCCAGGCGGACGGCATGGCCCCGTGCGTGCTGTGGATCGACGAGATCGAGAAGGCCTTCGCCAGCGAGGGTTCATCCGACGCGGACGGCGGCGTGAGCCAGCGGCTGTTCGGCACCATGCTCACCTGGATGAACGACCGGCGCAGCGACGTGTTCATCATCGCCACCGCCAACCAGGTGCAGCGCCTGCCCACTGAACTGCTGCGCAAGGGACGCTTCGACGAGATCTTCTTCATCGACCTGCCGCCCCTCGAAGCACGCCAGATGATCTTCGAGATCCACCTGACCAAGCGCGGCCGGATGGCCAAGTCGTTCGACATCGAAACGCTCGCCGGTCTCACCGAGGGCTTCAGCGGCGCCGAGATCGAGCAACTCGTCGTGGACGGCCTGCACATCGCTTTCAATGCGGGCGAGCAACTCGCGACGAATCACATTGTCGAGGCCTTCGGCCGCACGCAGCCGATGGCGGTGACCATGGCCGAGCGCATTGCCGCGATGCGGCAGTGGGCCGAGTCGCGCTGCACCATGTCGCACTGA
- a CDS encoding phosphopantothenoylcysteine decarboxylase: protein MPVLPQPATVLITAGPTYEPIDSVRFIGNRSSGRLGVELARAAHAVGHNVILALGPNTAPAPNFADRLRVERFRSCADLESLLAELWPGQADVLIMAAAVADYRPRRTEATGKLRREAEGLTLELESTPDLVAGCAKRRRPGQRIIGFALEPAAQLMASAASKIKRKGLDAIVANPLETMDSDEIHGTLVQADGTSESPGTLSKSMFAAWLIDRVLRA from the coding sequence ATGCCCGTTCTGCCCCAGCCCGCAACCGTCCTCATCACTGCCGGCCCCACTTATGAACCCATCGATTCGGTGCGGTTCATTGGCAACCGATCGTCAGGCCGGCTGGGCGTCGAACTGGCCCGCGCGGCACACGCGGTAGGCCACAACGTCATCCTCGCGCTCGGACCCAACACCGCGCCGGCGCCGAATTTTGCTGATCGCCTGCGCGTCGAGCGGTTTCGATCCTGTGCCGATCTGGAGTCGCTGCTGGCCGAACTCTGGCCCGGGCAGGCGGATGTGCTCATCATGGCCGCGGCCGTGGCGGATTACCGACCGCGTCGCACGGAAGCCACGGGCAAACTCCGCCGCGAAGCGGAGGGCCTGACGCTCGAACTCGAATCGACGCCGGACCTCGTCGCCGGGTGCGCAAAGCGCCGCCGGCCGGGCCAGCGCATCATCGGCTTTGCGCTCGAACCCGCCGCCCAACTCATGGCCAGCGCCGCGAGCAAGATCAAGCGCAAGGGACTCGACGCCATTGTCGCCAACCCGCTCGAGACCATGGACTCCGATGAGATTCACGGCACGCTCGTACAGGCCGACGGCACGAGCGAATCGCCCGGCACGCTGTCCAAGTCAATGTTCGCCGCGTGGCTGATCGATCGCGTCCTGCGGGCCTGA